In the genome of Thunnus albacares chromosome 8, fThuAlb1.1, whole genome shotgun sequence, the window TTAAACTAAAACTGATTGCAGTCACATCTTTCCTGAAGTCTACACCGCATACCTCCATAGAACGGCTCGAAATGCTCCATAAAATGTCCAAAGACCAAAGAATCTGATCACTCGGTGCATTAATGTAGTTTTGGTGGTTTTGGGGGGAAAATTAGCTGTTACCTCTCTCACCACCTGTgtgattttaaaatctttttacaCAGTACATGTAAAAGCCAGACAACAGCTTTATGTCCCACACTGAAACAAGTGTTGGGTGAcactttttttccatctcttatATGTTTTTCAATCTGAtcctgagaaaaagaaacaagtgatttcacagaaaagcagaaatatgTTAGGCATTACCTAGGGCTTCTCATTACTATTCAAGCAAAAGTtgtggggggagggggtttACTACTATTGCTTTAACAAAGTTTCATCCCTGTATACATGTCTTGTTCTAATATTTCTGAACGTTTGACCAACAACAGATTCGTTGGACGCTTTAAATCACggaaagagagggaggctgAGCTCGGTGCTCGTGCCAGAGAGTTCACCAACGTTTACATCAAGAACTTTGGGGAGGACATGGATGATGAGAAGCTGAAGGAGCTGTTTGGCAAATATGGTAAGATGGTGATGAGATTTTAGACACTTGTCTTCAACTTAGTGTGTTACCAGTTTAATTTGGCCTCTTAAATGTGTTGATTAGCTGTTGTATTTTATAGGACCCGCACTCAGTATCCGTGTTATGACTGATGACAGTGGCAAATCCAAGGGATTTGGCTTCGTCAGCTTCGAGAGACACGAAGATGCACAAAAGGTTAGTCTGTGTTCTTCACTCCAACGTTGTTCATCTGTTAAATGACACATCAGTCATCATCTCTGTGACTCCGCTGATGGGGGTTGAATTTTTAAGCTTGTTTATTTCATTGCAGGCTGTAGATGACATGAATGGTAAAGAACTGAACGGCAGGCAAGTGTATGTGGGCCGCGCACAGAAGAAAGGAGAGCGCCAGAACGAGCTCAAGCGCAAATTTGAGCAGATGAAACAGGATCGCATGACCAGATACCAGGTTTGTCAGTCTTTGTTAAACAGATAATGTCACATGGGGGTGGCGTATtcatttcttaaaaatgaagCTCCAACTGGTTGAAGTATTTCAAATAAGAAATCGCAGTGAAATCAAAATGAAAGCGTGTGGCACGTAACTGTGTCAGCAGCAGATTTTGCTGCTACCCAAAACCTCACTTTCAACTggtctgtgcatgcatgttgtCAGGAAGTGACCTAAATATGGCTCGCTCCCAAGAGTTGATTTGACTTCATCTTGGTATGTTGGACATGTAACAATCTCATTGTTGTCTTCTATGTATCAGGGAGTTAATCTGTATGTGAAAAACCTGGACGATGGCCTAGATGATGAGCGTCTGCGCAAAGAATTCTCTCCATTTGGAACCATAACAAGTGCTaaggtaaagaaagaaaaaaggctaAATGATAAGCAATGTAATTTTATGTAGATTAACAAGATAATTTGTCAGAATAAATACTAATCAGCGTCTTCTCCCTTAGGTGATGATGGAGGGTGGCCGCAGCAAAGGTTTTGGCTTCGTGTGCTTTTCTTCTCCGGAAGAGGCCACCAAAGCTGTGACAGAGATGAATGGGCGTATTGTTGCCACAAAGCCACTGTATGTGGCCCTGGCCCAGCGCAAAGAGGAGCGTCAGGCACATCTAACCAACCAGTACATGCAGAGGATGGCCACTGTCCGTGCTGTGCCCAACCCTGTCCTCAACCCCTACCAGCCTGCTCCACCCTCAGGCTATTTCATGGCGGCTATACCTCAGGTGAGTCCCTGAGTTTTCTTCACATACACCAAATTTGGCAAATGTTATTATGTTGCCACCTCAACAGTTGACATCATGCTGTTTAGTTAAATGGTAATCACTGATGTAAGCCACTAGTGTAAGTTGTAAGGAAATGGAAAACAACCATGTGATGATAAATCCTCATTGGGTTTTGTCCTTTTCAGGCACAGAACCGTGCTGCATACTACTCTGCCAACCAGCTGGCTCAGCTCAGGCCCAGCCCACGTTGGGCCACTCAGGGAGTGCGTCCTCAGCGTAAGTAGCCactttttcatcacatttgatTTCACGTGTTTATTTCTAAAATCATGCTACAAATTGAAATGCATGTAAATGAATCTATAACAGTCTCCCATTTCTTACATCGAGCAAAGAACACAACTTTGCGCCAACTTtggtaaatgtttgttttaacgTTGTTTTGTCTTCCTCCAGACTTCCAGAACATGCCCAATGCTATGCGCCCCTCAGCTCCCAGGCCCCAGGCCTTCAACACCATCCGTCCCACCACGACCACCAACACCCAGGTCCCACGCATGATGGCTTCCCAGCGTATGCGTAAGTATCACAGCTGCTATAACTCAAGAATCTGTTATATTCTGTCCCCCTGTTACTGGTGCTTTGTCATTTGATGTCATGttgataatgtgattttttacTCCTTCCACACCCCAGCCACCCAGGCCCTCAGCCAGCGCCCCACCGGTGCTTCAGCCACTGCAGCCCCCGTGCGCGCCATGCCCCAGTACAAATATGCTGCCGGTGTACGCAACCCCCAGCAGCACATGGCCTCCCAGCCACAGGTCACCATGCAGCAGGTAAGAATCTCACTAACTCACAATTTGATTATGGGGGCGGCCGGTTTCAAATTGTATAATATCTGAGGACTTGGTAAGAAATGTGCTTTTAGCTTCACTTACTGATTCCTGAAAgacattctgtatttttatctaCGTTGTCTTTTTTGAAATGATTGATACACGTGTACAGTGCTGATAATATGGCAGGTGCCCAAGACTGTGGCTAGAcggaacaaaaatgaaatattatcaCTGCATGAAACCAGGAAAAAGTCTTTCAACAATTGGCTAGAAGTTGTCCATAGGGCTGACTCAAATCCTTTTTCCACTTCCTTAGCCTGCTGTCCATGTCCAAGGACAGGAGCCACTGACTGCCTCCATGCtggctgctgctcctcctcagGAACAGAAGCAGATGCTGGGTTCGTATATATATCCTCTGCTTGGATTTAAAAGGAACTAACATGAGTGTTTTGCGGACCCAATGTGATTACTCCTAATGACCACCTTTTAGTCTGGTTTCCTACTTTGAACTGTGTAGAATTCAAAATTCCTGTTTGTTAATGACTGTTCTCCCCACAGGTGAGCGTCTGTTCCCCCTGATCCAGAACATGCATCCCAGCCTGGCGGGCAAGATCACCGGTATGCTGCTGGAGATTGATAACTCAGAGCTGCTCCACATGCTTGAGTCACCTGAGTCACTGCGCTCAAAGGTCAGTCAGTAACTTATCTCTTAGACGCATCACCAGAAGTCTGTTCGCTGAGattgttttcttgtctttgcAAATCTTTAAAATCTTTGTTCCTGGTTTCTGTGTTCATCTTCACATGACTCAGTAGATTAAAAGTTTATAGCCTGTTCAGTTTATTGTGCAGCTTGATTGAGTTTAACAGTCCATATGCAGTGGTTCActaagtgtttttgttgttttaggtGGATGAGGCTGTTGCTGTGCTTCAGGCCCACCAGGCCAAGGAGGCCGCTCAGAAGTCCACCACTCCCGCTGGTGTTCCCAGCGtctaaggtgtgtgtgtgtgtgtgcgcgcaggGTGGGATTTTTATTTCGTATGAGATTGCAAATTCTAGATAACATATGGAACAGATTTCTAGGTGtcataaataaatgactgatatcttctctttttcttacaGATTGAGCATTTTGAAACCTGCTTCACcgatggaaaaagagaaaaaaaaattaaacattgaaaaacctaaaacactgaaaacatcgcaaaatgataaattatttcttaaaaaaagaataaaacattgactCTGCCAGGTCTAGGGATGGTTTGACTAGACCTTGATCATAAACAAaaatttgttgaaaaaaaaaagcaaaatatggaaaaaaaaattgagatgACAAATTTGAATGCattcctgttttatgtcattttactGTGTCAGTGCTCAGAATATCAGCCATGTACAGGATGGTGGTAGCTGAGCATTTGAAAGGTGATTTGTATCTTAAACTACTGGCTAATAA includes:
- the LOC122987266 gene encoding polyadenylate-binding protein 1A, whose product is MNPSAPSYPMASLYVGDLHPDVTEAMLYEKFSPAGPILSIRVCRDMITRRSLGYAYVNFQQPADAERALDTMNFDVIKGRPLRIMWSQRDPSLRKSGVGNIFIKNLDKSIDNKALYDTFSAFGNILSCKVVCDENGSKGYGFVHFETHEAAERAIEKMNGMLLNDRKVFVGRFKSRKEREAELGARAREFTNVYIKNFGEDMDDEKLKELFGKYGPALSIRVMTDDSGKSKGFGFVSFERHEDAQKAVDDMNGKELNGRQVYVGRAQKKGERQNELKRKFEQMKQDRMTRYQGVNLYVKNLDDGLDDERLRKEFSPFGTITSAKVMMEGGRSKGFGFVCFSSPEEATKAVTEMNGRIVATKPLYVALAQRKEERQAHLTNQYMQRMATVRAVPNPVLNPYQPAPPSGYFMAAIPQAQNRAAYYSANQLAQLRPSPRWATQGVRPQHFQNMPNAMRPSAPRPQAFNTIRPTTTTNTQVPRMMASQRMPTQALSQRPTGASATAAPVRAMPQYKYAAGVRNPQQHMASQPQVTMQQPAVHVQGQEPLTASMLAAAPPQEQKQMLGERLFPLIQNMHPSLAGKITGMLLEIDNSELLHMLESPESLRSKVDEAVAVLQAHQAKEAAQKSTTPAGVPSV